A single region of the Asterias amurensis chromosome 19, ASM3211899v1 genome encodes:
- the LOC139951293 gene encoding double-strand break repair protein MRE11-like isoform X2, with product MSYSFSHQGNDSPPRNDDEDKENTIKILIATDCHIGYAEKDGVRHSDSLNTFEEILQHAQKQKVDMILLGGDLFHENKPSRKSLHGCMALIRKYCMGDRPVGIQFLSDQSLNFAASPFPVVNYEDPNINVETPVFSIHGNHDDPAGLGNLCALDILSVSGLVNYFGKCNSLEKIDVIPLLIQKGTTRLALYGIGSVRDERMHRIFVNRKIRFFQPKDESTPWFSLLTLHQNRTKHGETNYIPEQFLPDFLDLVLWGHEHECKVEPMWNDRQNFFVTQPGSSIATSLSQGEAVQKHVCLLQIRAKAMKCTKIRLETVRPFYMRDIALMDTDMNPNHASATEHVEAFCAEKVEALISQAEDEMSGHPKQPKLPLIRLRVDYSGGFETFNINRFGQKFVNRLANTKDIVLFHKRKLQAGKRERKPNEEDMDNYLRPDALDAGRVEDLVKQYFTDADEHKKLSLLSEKGLGQAVQEFVDKEEKDAILELVKFQLERTQGHLKSRKTTDTFILEELKHFKDERKKMSDADEAKEIQRVMDKAKEKRQQRGDSTGFSDDDQSRADSDESESSNTSTTRGRGRRRGRGRGRGSTTRGLGSTAKGSTAKGSTAKGQVSSGGTLKNFLSKEKSVTNSFAEAKKKKSQSLWSDDSDEESLSSRSTITSTNSTWKRTTQRNAKASAVVYIDSDSDDGEDMFSMPPSIRKTGAKKARHY from the exons ATGTCGTACTCATTTTCACACCAAGGAAATGATTCACCAccaag aaatgacGATGAAGATAAGGAAAACACAATCAAAATTCTCATAG CAACGGATTGTCATATCGGATATGCTGAAAAGGATGGAGTCAGACACAGCGATTCCCTCAATACTTTTGAAGAGATCCTTCAACACGCCCAGAAACAAAAG GTCGACATGATCTTACTCGGTGGTGACCTCTTCCATGAGAATAAACCATCCAGGAAGTCCCTGCATGGCTGCATGGCCTTGATTCGTAAATACTGCATGGGAGATCGTCCGGTCGGGATACAGTTCCTGAGCGATCAGAGTCTGAATTTTGCAGCCAGTCC GTTTCCTGTTGTGAACTACGAGGACCCTAACATCAATGTTGAAACACCTGTTTTCTCTATTCACGGTAACCATGACGACCCAGCAGGA CTGGGTAACTTGTGTGCCCTAGACATACTAAGCGTGTCCGGGTTGGTCAACTACTTCGGCAAGTGCAACTCACTGGAGAAAATAGATGTGATTCCATTACTGATACAGAAGGGAACGACCAGGCTAGCCCTTTATGGTATAG GCTCAGTCCGAGATGAGAGAATGCATCGTATCTTTGTCAATAGAAAGATCAGGTTCTTCCAGCCCAAAGATGAGAGTACCCCATGGTTTAGTCTCTTGACCCTACACCAGAACAG GACAAAGCACGGAGAGACAAACTACATTCCAGAGCAGTTCCTTCCAGATTTCCTTGACCTTGTTCTGTGGGGTCATGAGCACGAGTGTAAGGTGGAACCCATGTGGAATGATCGGCAAAATTTTTTTGTCACCCAGCCGGGGAGCAGCATCGCTACATCACTCTCCCAAGGAGAAGCAGTTCAGAA ACATGTCTGTCTTTTGCAAATCCGAGCCAAAGCAATGAAGTGTACCAAGATACGACTCGAGACGGTTCGTCCGTTCTACATGAGAGACATAGCCCTAATGGATACAGACATGAACCCTAACCATGCTTCGGCCACAGAACATGTGGAGGCATTCTGTGCCGAAAAG GTCGAGGCGTTAATTTCGCAGGCTGAGGATGAAATGTCGGGACACCCCAAACAACCCAAACTACCCCTCATCAGATTAAGG GTGGATTACAGTGGTGGGTTTGAAACCTTCAACATCAACCGATTTGGCCAGAAGTTTGTCAACAGGTTAGCCAACACAAAGGACATTGTGTTGTTCCACAAACGGAAGTTACAAGCGGGAAAGAGGG aaagaAAACCCAATGAGGAGGACATGGACAATTATCTGAGGCCAGACGCTCTGGATGCAGGAAGAGTAGAGGATCTTGTGAAACAATACTTCACCGACGCTGATGAG CATAAGAAACTCAGTCTTCTGTCGGAGAAAGGTCTCGGCCAAGCCGTCCAGGAGTTTGTGGATAAAGAGGAGAAGGATGCCATCTTGGAGCTTGTGAAGTTCCAGCTGGAGAGGACCCAGGGCCATCTGAAGAGTCGCAAGACAACGGACACTTTTATTTTGGAAGag ttgaaGCATTTTAAGGATGAGAGGAAGAAGATGTCAGACGCTGATGAAGCGAAAGAAATACAAAGA GTAATGGATAAAGCCAAGGAGAAGCGGCAACAGCGTGGTGACTCGACAGGTTTCAGCGACGACGACCAGAGCAGGGCAGACTCCGACGAGAGTGAATCTTCCAACACCTCAACAACCAGGGGGCGAGGTAGAAGGAGAGGTCGCGGACGGGGTCGAGGGTCAACTACAAGAGGTCTAGGGTCAACTGCCAAAGGGTCAACTGCCAAAGGGTCAACTGCCAAAGGTCAAGTGTCAAGTGGCGGGACCTTGAAGAATTTTCTCTCTAAGGAGAAATCAGTTACGAATAGTTTTGCTGAAG CAAAGAAAAAGAAGAGCCAAAGCCTATGG agtgATGATTCTGATGAAGAAAGTTTGTCTTCCCGCTCAACGATAACGTCAACAAATTCAACATGGAAAAGAACAACCCAAAG GAATGCCAAGGCAAGTGCTGTTGTTTACATCGACAGCGATTCCGAC GATGGTGAGGATATGTTTAGCATGCCGCCCAGCATCAGGAAAACAGGGGCCAAGAAAGCAAGACATTATTGA
- the LOC139951293 gene encoding double-strand break repair protein MRE11-like isoform X1 — protein MSYSFSHQGNDSPPRNDDEDKENTIKILIATDCHIGYAEKDGVRHSDSLNTFEEILQHAQKQKVDMILLGGDLFHENKPSRKSLHGCMALIRKYCMGDRPVGIQFLSDQSLNFAASPFPVVNYEDPNINVETPVFSIHGNHDDPAGLGNLCALDILSVSGLVNYFGKCNSLEKIDVIPLLIQKGTTRLALYGIGSVRDERMHRIFVNRKIRFFQPKDESTPWFSLLTLHQNRTKHGETNYIPEQFLPDFLDLVLWGHEHECKVEPMWNDRQNFFVTQPGSSIATSLSQGEAVQKHVCLLQIRAKAMKCTKIRLETVRPFYMRDIALMDTDMNPNHASATEHVEAFCAEKVEALISQAEDEMSGHPKQPKLPLIRLRVDYSGGFETFNINRFGQKFVNRLANTKDIVLFHKRKLQAGKRERKPNEEDMDNYLRPDALDAGRVEDLVKQYFTDADEHKKLSLLSEKGLGQAVQEFVDKEEKDAILELVKFQLERTQGHLKSRKTTDTFILEELKHFKDERKKMSDADEAKEIQRVMDKAKEKRQQRGDSTGFSDDDQSRADSDESESSNTSTTRGRGRRRGRGRGRGSTTRGLGSTAKGSTAKGSTAKGQVSSGGTLKNFLSKEKSVTNSFAEAKKKKSQSLWSDDSDEESLSSRSTITSTNSTWKRTTQRNAKASAVVYIDSDSDSDDSDEESLSSRSTITSTNSTWKRTTQRNAKASAVVYIDSDSDDGEDMFSMPPSIRKTGAKKARHY, from the exons ATGTCGTACTCATTTTCACACCAAGGAAATGATTCACCAccaag aaatgacGATGAAGATAAGGAAAACACAATCAAAATTCTCATAG CAACGGATTGTCATATCGGATATGCTGAAAAGGATGGAGTCAGACACAGCGATTCCCTCAATACTTTTGAAGAGATCCTTCAACACGCCCAGAAACAAAAG GTCGACATGATCTTACTCGGTGGTGACCTCTTCCATGAGAATAAACCATCCAGGAAGTCCCTGCATGGCTGCATGGCCTTGATTCGTAAATACTGCATGGGAGATCGTCCGGTCGGGATACAGTTCCTGAGCGATCAGAGTCTGAATTTTGCAGCCAGTCC GTTTCCTGTTGTGAACTACGAGGACCCTAACATCAATGTTGAAACACCTGTTTTCTCTATTCACGGTAACCATGACGACCCAGCAGGA CTGGGTAACTTGTGTGCCCTAGACATACTAAGCGTGTCCGGGTTGGTCAACTACTTCGGCAAGTGCAACTCACTGGAGAAAATAGATGTGATTCCATTACTGATACAGAAGGGAACGACCAGGCTAGCCCTTTATGGTATAG GCTCAGTCCGAGATGAGAGAATGCATCGTATCTTTGTCAATAGAAAGATCAGGTTCTTCCAGCCCAAAGATGAGAGTACCCCATGGTTTAGTCTCTTGACCCTACACCAGAACAG GACAAAGCACGGAGAGACAAACTACATTCCAGAGCAGTTCCTTCCAGATTTCCTTGACCTTGTTCTGTGGGGTCATGAGCACGAGTGTAAGGTGGAACCCATGTGGAATGATCGGCAAAATTTTTTTGTCACCCAGCCGGGGAGCAGCATCGCTACATCACTCTCCCAAGGAGAAGCAGTTCAGAA ACATGTCTGTCTTTTGCAAATCCGAGCCAAAGCAATGAAGTGTACCAAGATACGACTCGAGACGGTTCGTCCGTTCTACATGAGAGACATAGCCCTAATGGATACAGACATGAACCCTAACCATGCTTCGGCCACAGAACATGTGGAGGCATTCTGTGCCGAAAAG GTCGAGGCGTTAATTTCGCAGGCTGAGGATGAAATGTCGGGACACCCCAAACAACCCAAACTACCCCTCATCAGATTAAGG GTGGATTACAGTGGTGGGTTTGAAACCTTCAACATCAACCGATTTGGCCAGAAGTTTGTCAACAGGTTAGCCAACACAAAGGACATTGTGTTGTTCCACAAACGGAAGTTACAAGCGGGAAAGAGGG aaagaAAACCCAATGAGGAGGACATGGACAATTATCTGAGGCCAGACGCTCTGGATGCAGGAAGAGTAGAGGATCTTGTGAAACAATACTTCACCGACGCTGATGAG CATAAGAAACTCAGTCTTCTGTCGGAGAAAGGTCTCGGCCAAGCCGTCCAGGAGTTTGTGGATAAAGAGGAGAAGGATGCCATCTTGGAGCTTGTGAAGTTCCAGCTGGAGAGGACCCAGGGCCATCTGAAGAGTCGCAAGACAACGGACACTTTTATTTTGGAAGag ttgaaGCATTTTAAGGATGAGAGGAAGAAGATGTCAGACGCTGATGAAGCGAAAGAAATACAAAGA GTAATGGATAAAGCCAAGGAGAAGCGGCAACAGCGTGGTGACTCGACAGGTTTCAGCGACGACGACCAGAGCAGGGCAGACTCCGACGAGAGTGAATCTTCCAACACCTCAACAACCAGGGGGCGAGGTAGAAGGAGAGGTCGCGGACGGGGTCGAGGGTCAACTACAAGAGGTCTAGGGTCAACTGCCAAAGGGTCAACTGCCAAAGGGTCAACTGCCAAAGGTCAAGTGTCAAGTGGCGGGACCTTGAAGAATTTTCTCTCTAAGGAGAAATCAGTTACGAATAGTTTTGCTGAAG CAAAGAAAAAGAAGAGCCAAAGCCTATGG agtgATGATTCTGATGAAGAAAGTTTGTCTTCCCGCTCAACGATAACGTCAACAAATTCAACATGGAAAAGAACAACCCAAAG GAATGCCAAGGCAAGTGCTGTTGTTTACATCGACAGCGATTCCGAC agtgATGATTCTGATGAAGAAAGTTTGTCTTCCCGCTCAACGATAACGTCAACAAATTCAACATGGAAAAGAACAACCCAAAG GAATGCCAAGGCAAGTGCTGTTGTTTACATCGACAGCGATTCCGAC GATGGTGAGGATATGTTTAGCATGCCGCCCAGCATCAGGAAAACAGGGGCCAAGAAAGCAAGACATTATTGA